A window from Aeromonas rivipollensis encodes these proteins:
- the priA gene encoding primosomal protein N', with the protein MNSSQMLDLVRVAVPVPLRRHFDYLSPLPLPEPGCRVEIPFGPQTLVGLVVDHPTESQVPRAKLKPLKRVLDTTPVLGPDILALMAWSAGYYQHPLGEVLPHALPVLVRKGEPAAYRELEFWFATEAGMAVDLNELKRAAKQQQALALLRKGPQTPSALKQEEIQSAALTALEKKGLLEKRSLEPSHDGDWAAHFDAGEGLRLNGEQALAVAAVTSQSDKFGAFLLDGITGSGKTEVYLSILEPLLRAGKQALVMVPEIGLTPQTINRFRRRFKVPVVAMNSAMNDRERLDAWLACRDGGAAILIGTRSAVFTPFKNLGIIIIDEEHDGSFKQQDGFRYHARDLAVMRAHRAGIPILLGSATPSLETLHNARTGKYHHLSLTRRAGNAQTARQVILDIKSVRLQAGLSPQLEQLMAEHLVAGNQVMLFLNRRGYAPSLICHQCGWSAACERCDAWYTWHQAGRRLHCHHCDSVRPLPHSCPECGSNELIGSGVGTEQLEQLLTTVFPQYPVVRIDRDNTRRKGELETHLGDIKAGKYKILIGTQMLAKGHHFPDVTLVGLLDVDGALFSADFRAAEKLAQLYTQVAGRAGRASKPGLVVLQSHHPEHALLQDLTQNGYGHFADTALKERRLLGLPPFSYQGLFRAEANGRDEVQLFLGRLADTLRSARYPQVQVLGPISGFMERKAGKFRMQLLVQGPSRPPLAQLLDWAVKELDGWPETKKVRWSLDIDPTELN; encoded by the coding sequence GTGAATTCTTCCCAAATGCTGGATCTGGTTCGTGTCGCTGTCCCGGTGCCCTTGCGCCGTCACTTCGACTATCTCTCCCCCTTGCCCTTGCCTGAGCCCGGTTGCCGGGTCGAGATCCCTTTCGGCCCCCAGACCCTGGTCGGTCTGGTGGTGGATCACCCGACCGAGAGTCAGGTGCCTCGCGCCAAATTAAAGCCCTTGAAGCGGGTACTCGACACCACTCCTGTGCTCGGGCCCGACATACTGGCGCTGATGGCCTGGAGCGCCGGCTACTACCAGCATCCCCTGGGTGAGGTGCTGCCTCACGCCCTGCCTGTGCTGGTGCGCAAGGGGGAGCCCGCCGCCTACCGGGAGCTGGAGTTCTGGTTTGCCACAGAAGCCGGGATGGCAGTCGATCTCAACGAGCTCAAGCGGGCTGCCAAGCAGCAACAGGCCCTCGCCCTGCTGCGCAAGGGGCCTCAGACTCCCTCCGCCCTCAAACAGGAGGAGATCCAGAGTGCCGCCCTTACTGCACTGGAAAAGAAGGGGCTGCTGGAGAAACGCTCGCTGGAGCCGAGCCACGACGGCGACTGGGCAGCCCATTTTGACGCCGGTGAGGGGCTGCGCCTCAACGGCGAGCAGGCGCTGGCGGTGGCCGCCGTCACCAGCCAGAGCGACAAGTTCGGCGCCTTCCTGCTGGACGGCATCACCGGCTCCGGCAAGACAGAGGTGTACCTGAGCATCCTCGAGCCCCTGCTCCGTGCGGGCAAGCAGGCCCTGGTGATGGTGCCGGAGATCGGCCTCACCCCCCAGACCATCAACCGCTTCCGCCGCCGCTTCAAGGTACCGGTGGTGGCGATGAACTCCGCCATGAACGATCGGGAGCGGCTCGATGCCTGGCTCGCCTGTCGCGACGGTGGCGCCGCCATCCTGATCGGCACCCGCTCTGCGGTGTTCACCCCGTTCAAGAACCTCGGCATCATCATCATCGACGAGGAGCACGACGGATCCTTCAAGCAGCAGGACGGTTTTCGCTACCACGCCCGGGATCTGGCGGTGATGCGGGCCCACCGTGCCGGTATTCCGATCCTGCTTGGCTCGGCCACTCCGTCGCTGGAGACGCTGCATAACGCCCGCACTGGCAAGTATCACCACCTCAGCCTGACGCGACGTGCCGGCAACGCCCAGACCGCCCGCCAGGTGATCCTGGATATCAAGAGCGTGCGCTTGCAGGCCGGGCTCTCCCCCCAGCTGGAGCAGCTGATGGCGGAGCACCTGGTGGCCGGCAATCAGGTGATGCTGTTCCTCAACCGGCGCGGCTATGCCCCTTCGCTGATCTGCCACCAGTGTGGCTGGAGCGCCGCCTGCGAGCGCTGTGACGCCTGGTACACCTGGCATCAGGCCGGGCGTCGGCTGCACTGCCACCACTGCGACAGCGTGCGCCCGCTGCCCCATAGCTGTCCGGAGTGCGGCAGCAATGAGTTGATCGGCTCGGGAGTGGGCACCGAGCAACTGGAGCAGCTGCTCACCACCGTATTCCCCCAATACCCTGTGGTGCGTATCGATCGGGACAACACCCGCCGCAAGGGGGAGCTGGAGACCCACCTCGGCGACATCAAGGCGGGCAAGTACAAGATCCTGATCGGCACCCAGATGCTGGCCAAGGGGCACCACTTCCCGGACGTAACCCTGGTGGGCCTGCTGGATGTGGATGGCGCCCTGTTTTCCGCCGATTTTCGCGCCGCCGAGAAGCTGGCCCAGCTCTACACCCAGGTGGCGGGCCGCGCCGGTCGCGCCAGCAAACCCGGGCTGGTGGTGCTGCAGAGCCACCACCCCGAGCACGCCCTGCTGCAGGATCTGACCCAGAACGGTTACGGCCACTTCGCCGATACCGCGCTCAAAGAGCGCCGCCTGCTGGGGTTGCCGCCCTTCAGCTATCAGGGATTGTTCCGGGCCGAGGCCAACGGCCGGGACGAGGTGCAGCTGTTCCTCGGCCGGCTCGCCGATACCCTGCGCAGCGCCCGTTATCCCCAGGTGCAGGTGCTGGGGCCCATCAGCGGCTTCATGGAGCGCAAGGCAGGCAAGTTCCGCATGCAGCTGCTGGTGCAGGGACCCAGCCGCCCCCCCCTGGCGCAACTGCTGGATTGGGCGGTGAAGGAGCTGGACGGCTGGCCGGAGACCAAGAAGGTGCGCTGGAGTCTGGACATAGATCCCACGGAGTTGAATTAA
- the rpmE gene encoding 50S ribosomal protein L31 translates to MKAGIHPEYVAITCKCSCGNVINTFSTLGKDLNLDVCSECHPFYTGKQKEVSSGGRVDKFNKRFGGLTAKK, encoded by the coding sequence ATGAAAGCTGGTATCCATCCCGAGTACGTAGCCATCACCTGCAAGTGCTCTTGCGGTAACGTCATCAATACCTTCTCTACCCTGGGTAAAGATCTGAACCTGGACGTGTGCTCCGAGTGCCACCCGTTCTATACCGGCAAGCAGAAAGAAGTTTCTAGCGGCGGCCGCGTAGACAAGTTCAACAAGCGTTTCGGTGGTCTGACTGCCAAGAAGTAA
- a CDS encoding DUF2867 domain-containing protein, translating into MRTCLVMGAAGYIGSYLVPHLQTLGYRVIAGARRPCRLPEGVEFRLADSLKPITLLPALAGVDTVFYLVHAMGAGAGFHRLEQQGVKNFAAAARAAGVRRIIYLGAIQPERCNSRHLNSRRHCGELFREAGVPTVELRAGIIIGPGSAAFEVMRDLVFNLPMMVTPKWVRSRTPPIALSNLLHYLGGLVEAPGVDGQIFNAAGPELLSYQQQLQRFAAHIGKRCPIVPIPFLSPRLSAWWLQFATSVPQPIAKALVGGLKHDIPADDGPLRALLPQHLLSFDEALTESLALEQKLGAEQQGEETPLGLRWRHPEYGFYDRTASGEAECLASPEVVWQVLQQLGGEQRYFYMNELWVVREWMDHLIGGPALTRGRTNPDRFVKGDMLDSWQILGVDEGRRLDLLFNMKAPGVGRLEFNIQPQESGLTRLRVTAHWHPQGAWGLAYWLAMLPFHLFIFQGMTEAIARQAEARAGIPVMD; encoded by the coding sequence ATGCGCACATGTCTGGTGATGGGGGCGGCCGGTTACATCGGATCTTACCTGGTGCCCCACCTGCAAACGCTGGGCTACAGGGTGATCGCCGGGGCCCGCCGCCCCTGCCGCCTGCCGGAGGGGGTGGAGTTTCGTCTCGCCGACAGCCTCAAGCCCATCACCCTGCTGCCGGCCCTTGCCGGGGTGGATACCGTCTTCTATCTGGTGCACGCCATGGGGGCAGGCGCCGGTTTTCACCGGCTGGAGCAGCAAGGGGTGAAGAACTTCGCCGCCGCCGCCCGCGCCGCCGGGGTGCGCCGCATCATCTATCTCGGCGCCATCCAGCCAGAGCGCTGCAACAGCCGCCATCTCAACTCCCGTCGCCACTGCGGCGAGCTGTTTCGGGAGGCGGGCGTGCCCACGGTGGAGCTGCGGGCCGGCATCATCATAGGCCCTGGCTCGGCCGCCTTCGAGGTGATGCGGGATCTGGTGTTCAACCTGCCCATGATGGTGACGCCCAAGTGGGTGCGCTCCCGCACGCCCCCCATCGCCCTCTCCAACCTGCTTCACTATCTGGGCGGGCTGGTGGAGGCGCCAGGGGTGGATGGCCAGATCTTCAACGCGGCGGGCCCCGAGCTGCTCAGCTATCAGCAGCAGTTGCAGAGGTTTGCCGCCCACATCGGCAAGCGTTGCCCCATTGTTCCCATCCCCTTCCTGAGCCCGCGCCTCTCCGCCTGGTGGCTGCAGTTTGCCACCTCTGTGCCCCAACCCATCGCCAAGGCGCTGGTGGGCGGCCTCAAGCACGACATTCCGGCCGACGATGGTCCACTGCGGGCCCTGTTGCCCCAGCACCTGCTCAGCTTCGACGAGGCGCTGACGGAGAGCCTGGCGCTGGAGCAGAAGCTCGGCGCCGAGCAGCAGGGGGAGGAGACGCCACTCGGCCTGCGCTGGCGACATCCCGAGTACGGTTTCTACGATCGCACCGCCAGCGGGGAGGCCGAGTGCCTCGCTTCCCCCGAGGTGGTGTGGCAGGTGCTGCAGCAGCTGGGGGGTGAGCAGCGCTACTTCTACATGAATGAGCTGTGGGTGGTGCGCGAATGGATGGATCACCTGATTGGGGGCCCGGCGCTCACCCGGGGTCGCACCAATCCGGATCGCTTCGTGAAGGGAGACATGCTGGACTCCTGGCAGATCCTCGGGGTGGACGAGGGGCGCAGGCTGGATCTGCTGTTCAACATGAAGGCCCCCGGCGTCGGGCGACTGGAGTTCAACATCCAGCCCCAGGAGTCCGGCCTGACCCGGCTCAGGGTGACCGCTCACTGGCACCCCCAGGGGGCCTGGGGGCTGGCCTACTGGCTCGCCATGCTGCCCTTCCACCTCTTCATCTTCCAGGGGATGACGGAGGCCATCGCCCGCCAGGCGGAGGCGAGGGCCGGCATTCCCGTGATGGACTGA
- a CDS encoding malic enzyme-like NAD(P)-binding protein: MSDLRHDLRQQALDYHAQPIPGKIAIALTKPAETARDLALAYSPGVAEPVREIAANPADAYRYTGKGNLVAVISNGTAILGLGNLGPLASKPVMEGKALLFKRFAGIDAIDIEVKHETSQQFIDTVAAIADTFGGINLEDIKAPECFEIEQALIERCDIPVFHDDQHGTAIVTAAGLLNALEVQGKRIEQSRIVCMGAGAAATACMDLLIKCGAAPQNIFMLDRQGVIHSGRTDLNQYKQRFANDTPLRTLMDVIDGADVFVGVSGPDVLPAEAVALMAPNPVIFACSNPDPEIKPALAHSVRDDLIMGTGRSDYPNQINNVICFPFIFRGALDARASRINDAMKVAAVEAIRGLVKEPVPAEVLTAAGVSALTFGKEYVIPKPMDARLLPRVARAVALAAVASGVARIALSADYMQD; the protein is encoded by the coding sequence ATGTCCGATCTGCGTCACGATCTTCGTCAACAAGCGCTCGATTACCACGCCCAGCCCATTCCCGGCAAGATAGCCATCGCCCTCACCAAGCCCGCCGAGACCGCCCGCGATCTGGCCCTGGCCTACAGCCCGGGCGTCGCCGAGCCGGTGCGCGAGATCGCCGCCAACCCGGCCGATGCCTACCGCTACACCGGCAAGGGCAACCTGGTGGCCGTCATCTCCAACGGCACCGCCATCCTGGGGCTGGGCAATCTGGGGCCGCTGGCCTCCAAGCCGGTGATGGAGGGCAAGGCCCTGCTGTTCAAGCGCTTCGCCGGCATCGACGCCATCGACATCGAGGTCAAGCACGAGACCAGCCAGCAGTTCATCGACACAGTGGCAGCCATCGCCGACACCTTCGGTGGCATAAACCTGGAAGACATCAAGGCCCCCGAGTGCTTCGAGATAGAGCAGGCGCTGATCGAGCGCTGCGACATACCGGTGTTCCACGATGATCAGCACGGTACCGCCATCGTCACCGCCGCCGGCCTGCTCAATGCGCTGGAAGTGCAAGGCAAGCGCATCGAGCAGAGCCGCATCGTCTGCATGGGGGCCGGTGCCGCCGCCACCGCCTGCATGGATCTGCTGATCAAATGCGGCGCTGCGCCACAGAACATCTTCATGCTGGACCGTCAGGGGGTGATCCACAGCGGTCGCACCGATCTCAACCAGTACAAGCAGCGCTTCGCCAACGACACGCCCCTGCGTACCCTGATGGATGTCATCGACGGGGCGGACGTGTTTGTCGGCGTCTCCGGCCCGGATGTGCTGCCTGCCGAGGCGGTGGCGCTGATGGCCCCCAATCCGGTGATCTTCGCCTGCTCCAACCCGGATCCCGAGATCAAGCCCGCCCTGGCGCACTCGGTGCGCGACGATCTCATCATGGGCACGGGCCGTTCCGACTATCCGAACCAGATCAACAACGTCATCTGCTTCCCCTTCATCTTCCGCGGCGCCCTGGACGCGCGCGCCAGCCGCATCAACGATGCCATGAAGGTGGCTGCGGTGGAGGCCATTCGTGGCCTGGTCAAGGAGCCGGTCCCGGCCGAGGTGCTGACCGCCGCCGGGGTGAGTGCGCTCACCTTCGGCAAGGAGTACGTCATTCCCAAGCCGATGGATGCCCGTCTGCTGCCTCGCGTGGCCCGCGCCGTGGCGCTGGCGGCGGTGGCCTCCGGCGTGGCGCGCATCGCGCTGTCGGCAGATTACATGCAAGATTGA
- the rstB gene encoding two-component system sensor histidine kinase RstB, producing MRRLFIQFYLLLIGCFGLAILLIGLVYQVSAERAGDRYLEHMMQGSLGLLTGELARLPPARWPVRMGEQSQQLKLPLQLGALANQPLAREDQAFLEAGNIVIVEEDDTFLQRIPGTDQVLIVGPVPYLSYLHELHWVDVGLLLLIGLSLGLPILLWLRPHWHGLQRLEQTARRVGDGDLSCRTGLPPGSSLGRVGRTFDQMAEQLQAMLASRKQLTDAIAHELRTPLVRLRYRLAMLAEPPTAEEQQGLERDLGALDALIEEMLTYAKLDRPELPLQCSDLELSRWAGERLPDWQALRPDRRLALLLPAHPLPWRGDIRLLDRALENLIGNALRHAASRVSLTMSRQQDHYLLEVADDGPGIDPALAPQIFEPFVRLDQSRDRRTGGTGLGLAIVRSIARHHGGEVQLLPAETGARFCLRLPVHLDTNRHQPLTEPQARQP from the coding sequence ATGCGCCGCCTGTTTATCCAGTTCTACCTGCTGCTGATCGGCTGCTTCGGCCTCGCCATCCTGCTCATCGGCCTGGTCTATCAGGTCAGTGCCGAGAGGGCCGGTGATCGCTATCTCGAGCACATGATGCAGGGCTCCCTGGGGCTGCTCACCGGCGAGCTGGCCCGGCTGCCACCCGCGCGCTGGCCCGTCCGCATGGGGGAGCAGAGCCAGCAGCTCAAGCTGCCGCTGCAACTCGGCGCCCTGGCCAACCAGCCGCTGGCCAGGGAGGATCAGGCCTTCCTCGAGGCGGGCAACATCGTCATCGTCGAGGAGGATGACACCTTCCTGCAGCGCATTCCGGGCACCGACCAGGTGCTGATCGTCGGCCCCGTCCCCTATCTCTCCTACCTGCACGAGCTGCACTGGGTGGACGTGGGCCTGCTGCTGCTCATCGGCCTCTCCCTCGGCCTGCCCATTCTGCTCTGGCTGCGCCCCCACTGGCACGGCCTGCAACGGCTCGAACAGACCGCCCGCCGAGTTGGTGACGGGGATCTCTCCTGCCGCACCGGCCTGCCTCCCGGCAGCAGCCTGGGCCGGGTGGGACGCACCTTCGATCAGATGGCCGAGCAGTTGCAGGCCATGCTGGCCAGCCGCAAGCAGCTGACCGACGCCATCGCCCACGAGCTGCGCACCCCCCTGGTGCGGCTGCGCTACCGACTCGCCATGCTGGCCGAGCCTCCCACCGCCGAGGAGCAGCAGGGGCTGGAGCGGGATCTCGGCGCGCTGGACGCCCTCATCGAGGAGATGCTCACCTATGCCAAGCTGGATCGCCCCGAGCTGCCGCTGCAGTGCAGCGATCTCGAGCTGAGTCGCTGGGCCGGGGAGCGACTCCCGGACTGGCAGGCGCTGCGCCCGGACAGACGACTCGCCCTCCTGCTTCCCGCCCATCCCCTGCCCTGGCGCGGCGACATCCGCCTGCTGGACAGGGCGCTGGAGAACCTCATCGGCAACGCCCTGCGCCATGCCGCCAGCCGAGTGAGCCTCACCATGAGCCGGCAGCAGGATCACTATCTGCTGGAGGTGGCCGACGACGGTCCCGGCATAGATCCGGCGCTGGCACCCCAGATCTTCGAGCCCTTCGTGCGGCTGGACCAGAGCCGGGACAGGCGCACCGGCGGCACCGGCTTAGGCCTCGCCATAGTGCGCAGCATAGCGCGCCACCACGGTGGCGAGGTGCAGTTGCTGCCCGCCGAGACGGGGGCCCGCTTCTGCCTCAGGCTGCCCGTACATTTGGATACAAACCGTCACCAGCCACTCACTGAACCTCAGGCCCGGCAGCCCTAG
- the rstA gene encoding two-component system response regulator RstA gives MPRVLFVEDDPEIGQLISSWLGRHDIEVLLETRGDLALARVEVEQPDLVLLDIMLPGQDGLSLCRDLRPRFAGPIVMLTSLDSDMNQILSLELGANDYILKTTPPPVLLARLRVQFRQQGQAPQPAALSTPPQRLQFGRLRIDGPGRDVRLDGNSIPLSTADFDLLWELACHAGQILGREALFRSLRGRDYDGQDRSMDVAISRLRRRLGDDSTNPTRIKTVRQKGYLLVPQAWE, from the coding sequence ATGCCACGTGTTCTGTTTGTTGAAGATGATCCCGAGATAGGCCAGCTCATCAGCAGCTGGCTCGGCCGCCACGACATAGAGGTGCTGCTGGAGACCCGGGGCGATCTCGCGCTGGCCAGGGTGGAGGTCGAACAGCCCGATCTGGTGCTGCTCGACATCATGCTGCCCGGCCAGGACGGCCTCTCCCTGTGCCGGGATCTGCGCCCACGCTTTGCCGGCCCCATCGTCATGCTCACCTCGCTGGACAGCGACATGAACCAGATCCTCAGCCTGGAGCTCGGGGCCAACGACTACATCCTCAAGACCACGCCGCCCCCCGTGCTGCTGGCCCGGCTACGGGTCCAGTTCCGCCAGCAGGGGCAGGCGCCGCAACCGGCCGCCCTCAGCACGCCTCCCCAGCGCCTGCAGTTCGGCCGCCTGCGGATCGATGGCCCGGGGAGGGATGTGCGCCTCGACGGCAACAGCATCCCGCTCTCCACCGCCGATTTCGATCTCTTGTGGGAGCTGGCCTGCCACGCCGGCCAGATCCTGGGACGGGAGGCGCTGTTTCGCAGCCTGCGGGGCCGCGACTACGACGGCCAGGACCGCAGCATGGATGTGGCCATCTCCCGCCTGCGCCGCCGGCTTGGGGATGACAGCACCAACCCGACCCGGATCAAGACGGTGCGCCAGAAGGGCTATCTGCTGGTGCCCCAGGCCTGGGAATAA
- the trmA gene encoding tRNA (uridine(54)-C5)-methyltransferase TrmA produces the protein MTQSQRTPADYQAQLDEKRDRLTQLFADFNPPALEVHASPAEHYRMRAEFRIWHEGDDLFHCMYAQATKEIIRVDSFPTASLLINRLMPVLLEGLRPHPVLRRKLFQIDYLSTQSGQLCVSLLYHRKLEAEWQQAAEALQADLRAQGFDLQLIGRAHKQKICLGEEFVIERLKVQGRELVYKQVENSFTQPNAAINEQMLGWALDVTRGSEGDLLELYCGNGNFSIALAQNFRKVLATEIAKPSVDSAQFNIAANGVDNLIILRMSAEEFTMAMRGEREFNRLKGVDLGAYQCNTIFVDPPRAGLDDATVRLVQEYDNILYISCNPETLQANMAVLGETHEIARFALFDQFPWTHHMEAGVYLKRKAD, from the coding sequence ATGACCCAATCCCAGCGGACCCCCGCCGACTACCAGGCCCAGCTCGACGAGAAGCGCGATCGCCTCACCCAGCTGTTCGCCGACTTCAACCCGCCCGCGCTTGAGGTCCATGCCTCCCCCGCCGAGCACTACCGGATGCGTGCCGAGTTCCGCATCTGGCACGAGGGGGATGACCTCTTCCACTGCATGTATGCCCAGGCCACCAAGGAGATCATCCGGGTCGACAGCTTCCCCACCGCCAGCCTGCTCATCAACCGGCTGATGCCGGTGCTGCTGGAGGGGCTGCGCCCACACCCGGTGCTGCGCCGCAAGCTGTTCCAGATAGACTACCTCTCCACCCAGTCCGGCCAGCTCTGCGTCAGCCTGCTCTACCACCGCAAGCTGGAGGCGGAGTGGCAGCAGGCCGCAGAGGCCCTGCAGGCCGACCTGCGGGCCCAGGGGTTCGATCTGCAACTGATTGGCCGCGCCCACAAGCAGAAGATCTGCCTGGGGGAGGAGTTCGTCATCGAGCGACTCAAGGTGCAGGGGCGCGAGCTGGTCTACAAGCAGGTGGAGAACAGCTTCACCCAGCCCAATGCCGCCATCAACGAGCAGATGCTGGGCTGGGCGCTGGATGTGACCCGCGGCAGCGAGGGGGACCTGCTGGAGCTCTACTGCGGCAACGGCAACTTCTCCATCGCCCTGGCCCAGAACTTCCGCAAGGTGCTGGCCACCGAGATCGCCAAGCCGAGCGTGGATTCTGCCCAGTTCAACATCGCCGCCAACGGGGTGGACAACCTGATCATACTGCGCATGTCGGCGGAGGAGTTCACCATGGCGATGCGCGGCGAACGTGAGTTCAACCGCCTCAAGGGGGTCGATCTCGGCGCTTACCAGTGCAACACCATCTTCGTCGACCCGCCCCGTGCCGGTCTCGACGACGCCACAGTCCGGCTGGTGCAGGAGTACGACAACATCCTCTACATCTCCTGCAACCCCGAGACCCTGCAGGCCAACATGGCGGTGCTGGGCGAGACCCACGAGATCGCCCGCTTCGCCCTGTTCGACCAGTTCCCCTGGACCCACCATATGGAAGCCGGGGTCTATCTCAAGCGCAAAGCGGACTGA
- a CDS encoding DUF5610 domain-containing protein — protein MQIDGMGAAQPKGVGIAPKSPQQAESKPAGSGEEVSLNKPPKWAQVLIQQALQFALEINGQHYQAPRSQEFKLDPPEAITPETLFDFEAVADNVLQFVTGRLGAARADGKSDEDLAKMMEQARKGVEMGFGDARKQLGDWADNEDIKTGMEQSYKLIQEGLESFEQEFLGEVSTTDLGAAKMASRQQAFLEIETRDGDKVMLRFSDSWQFKSRNDDSGSQFSLKSSQSFDFSLEGDLDSGEMDAIGKLVKGLDELAGQFFGGGEGKTLADRLDGLQLDDSQLASYSLKLKQSARLSQTYQGAHSLQEGLKPLADYLPKLSQLQQQADALLPPAQQQALTPAVLAVLAARGQGEAAEGAGFMGFNQRMLEAMRLLGQQMATS, from the coding sequence ATGCAGATCGATGGCATGGGCGCAGCCCAACCCAAGGGAGTGGGCATTGCTCCCAAATCGCCTCAACAGGCAGAGTCGAAACCGGCAGGCAGCGGGGAGGAGGTCTCCCTGAACAAGCCCCCGAAGTGGGCCCAGGTGCTGATCCAGCAGGCGCTGCAATTCGCGCTGGAGATCAATGGCCAGCACTATCAGGCCCCCAGGAGTCAGGAGTTCAAGCTGGATCCGCCAGAGGCGATCACCCCGGAGACCCTGTTCGATTTCGAGGCCGTGGCGGACAACGTGCTGCAGTTCGTCACCGGACGGCTGGGGGCGGCCCGGGCCGACGGCAAGTCGGATGAGGATCTGGCCAAGATGATGGAGCAGGCCCGCAAAGGGGTGGAGATGGGTTTCGGCGATGCCAGAAAGCAGCTTGGGGACTGGGCGGACAACGAGGACATCAAGACCGGCATGGAGCAGAGTTACAAGCTGATCCAGGAGGGACTGGAGTCCTTCGAGCAAGAGTTCCTTGGCGAGGTCTCGACCACGGATCTCGGGGCGGCCAAGATGGCCAGCCGGCAGCAGGCCTTCCTCGAGATCGAGACCCGGGACGGGGACAAGGTGATGCTGAGGTTCAGCGACAGCTGGCAGTTCAAGTCCCGTAACGACGACAGCGGCAGCCAGTTCAGCCTCAAGTCGAGCCAGAGCTTCGACTTCTCCCTGGAGGGGGATCTCGACAGTGGCGAGATGGACGCCATCGGCAAGCTGGTCAAGGGGCTGGACGAGCTGGCCGGCCAGTTCTTCGGGGGCGGGGAGGGCAAGACCCTGGCCGACAGACTGGATGGGTTGCAACTCGACGACAGCCAGCTGGCCTCCTACTCCCTCAAGCTCAAACAGTCGGCCCGTTTGAGCCAGACCTATCAGGGGGCCCATTCGCTGCAGGAGGGGCTCAAGCCGCTGGCGGACTACCTGCCGAAGCTGAGTCAGCTGCAGCAGCAGGCCGATGCCCTGTTGCCGCCCGCCCAGCAGCAGGCGTTGACCCCTGCGGTGCTGGCGGTGCTGGCGGCGCGAGGCCAGGGCGAGGCAGCCGAGGGCGCCGGTTTCATGGGCTTCAACCAGCGGATGCTGGAGGCCATGAGGCTGCTCGGCCAGCAGATGGCGACGAGCTGA
- a CDS encoding ATP--cob(I)alamin adenosyltransferase, producing the protein MNPKKPRDKRELCYPFIFETQFQCDYEIATDELCCQVGAVLSHLVPDADTHPMLADLAILQRLIYNLNGSVRGRLGIFEEDLDWLKGRYDHYNEASRGRVTGFVLPQGPQPIPTLHLCRCGSKKVVRLLVRLEESGVSFDPILYRFANLLANFFFVLTVYLKQAWDVTEVPYVSINY; encoded by the coding sequence ATGAACCCCAAGAAGCCAAGAGACAAGCGCGAGCTCTGCTACCCCTTCATCTTCGAGACCCAGTTCCAGTGCGACTACGAGATCGCCACCGACGAGCTCTGCTGCCAGGTGGGGGCCGTGCTGTCCCACCTTGTGCCGGATGCCGACACCCATCCCATGCTGGCGGATCTGGCGATCTTGCAGCGACTCATCTACAACCTCAACGGCTCGGTGCGCGGCAGGCTCGGGATCTTCGAGGAGGATCTGGACTGGCTGAAGGGGCGTTACGATCACTACAACGAGGCGAGCCGCGGCCGGGTCACCGGCTTCGTGCTGCCCCAGGGACCCCAGCCCATCCCCACCCTGCACCTGTGCCGCTGCGGCAGCAAGAAGGTGGTGCGCCTGCTGGTGCGCCTCGAAGAGAGCGGCGTAAGCTTTGACCCCATCCTCTACCGTTTCGCCAACCTGCTGGCGAACTTCTTCTTCGTACTCACCGTCTACCTCAAGCAGGCGTGGGATGTGACCGAAGTCCCCTATGTCAGCATCAACTACTGA